A window of Cervus elaphus chromosome 23, mCerEla1.1, whole genome shotgun sequence genomic DNA:
GCAGCCTGGTTTATTATCTCTTCTTGCAACCGGTAGAAAAGTGAGGCAGGGAAGCTCAAAAGACTCACTGGGGGCTACCAGGGAGCCAGATGTTCAGCTGGAAATAGAAACCAAGAGCTCCAGGAAATCCAGACAGCCTGAGTGGGCCCTTTAATCTCTGGACCCTTCTGTGTCTTTTTAGACAATAAGCCTTTCCTTGAAAGAGTTTTTTTTGCCCCCTAAGGACAGGGCTGCCGGCTCTCCTCCAGGATGTTGTAAAAAGGTGACATTTAACAGTGGAAATTGAAACCCTAATTGACTTCTCCTGcggcagaaaaagaaatgccctGTGTTCTATCTCTTGGCCCGATGTTTGTAATTGTCCCCTCGGGGTTCTACCTTGAGGGGAGCTGAAGAGGCAAAATACAACAGTTCACTGGAATTGGTGGTTACACACTTGAGATTTGTTTCTCCTGTGCAGTGGAAGCTGTGGAGGGGGCCATTCAAGCAGACAGAGACTCCACGTCACTCGACCCCGAGTTGAAGCTGCCCCTGAATCTCTTGCAGTGATAAATGAAGAGGTGAGTTCTCCATTTCCAGAGCTGGGTGAATGAGGGAGCTGTGATTATTTGGCTTAGCTGTGTTACTTCCTTTGGCTAGTGGAACTTTAACAGAAACGTGAGCAGAGTCTTGGCACGTACTTGTGCAGGCGGTCTTGCCTTCTTGTATTGTGGTCTTCATGGTGAGAAGAGCCTGCCCCTAAGAGCCTGCTGATCAAGCAGAATGAGAGACACAGGGCCTGGAGCCTAGGCCAGTGGACCCCCACCAGACTGGCCAATCCCTAACCTCTCTGAAGCCATGTAAGCAAGAAATAATTGCTTATTATTGTGAGCCTCTGAGATGTGATGGTTTGTTATGCAGTACTTTATGTTATAGATGACTGATAACAAGGCTGCCGAATAGAGAAGTAGAGAGAGATCCTTCATGTGCTATGGGACAAAATTTCTGTGTGTTCAACTTGGAATCGTCACATAACCAGCACTTAGTAACTAAGAGGAACTGAGTTCAACAGGGTGATTGTATTTCATATGTTTAAAAAGAATGGTGTGAACCATACTGTGTATTCTGAATGTCTGACCTGCCTTCTAAATGACTGTAACTTTTATGAATCCTTTTCTAATAGCCTTTCCCCCATCTTTTCACCAGTCAGTTTGTTGACATCTACCTATAATTCAGTACTAGGCTGATTCATGGACAACTCATCTACCCCCCACCTAGATTCTACCGTATTCTGCTGTATTTGTTTTGTTACATGTCTATGtatccatccatcaatccatctTATCTTTTATTGCATTTCAAAACAAGTTGCAAGCGTGAGTACACATCACTCTGTGGAGAATTTTGACAGATGTATATACCCATCACCCCTGAGTTTCTTCATGCCATTTCCCAGTTAATCTCACCCTCACACCCCAGAGTAAagattcttttgactttttttccattatagattagtTTTGCCAGTTTTAGAACTTCAtgtttgttgttcttcagtcactaagtcctgtccaactctttgcgaccccatggacctcagcatgccagacttctctgtccttcactacctcccagagttgtctcaaactcatgtccattgagtcggtgattctatctaatcatctcgtcctctgccacccccttctcctaaaGGGAATCATATATTATGCAGCCTTTTGGCATAACATTTTTGATATTCATTCCTGTTGTGTCTATCAGTAAAGGTCCTCATTTTTAAATGGGTAATTACAAGATCTTTACAGACTCTCTTAACCATCAGCTTTCGGGCTTCTGTGATGTGTCCACAGTTACAGTGACCACAGTTAAATAACACACTGTACCAAAAACATCCTTCTGAGATAGGCACAGTTCCTGCTTGTCTGGCAGAGATCTTGTTCTTTGGTTTGCACCCCTGGCCCTCTCCTTGTTCAGGGTTGATGAATCTTTCAAAACAGCCAGGGGAACTTACCAGGATTTGTTCCATAGGCACAGTGCTCTTGATGTACTGAGTTCAGTAAGACCTAGGGGCTGACCCAGCTCTTGCGACTGACTGCATCAGCCTTTTCTCCAGGGGGGTCGTCAGGGTTTCCAAACCGTGTGTCAGAGGGAGTGGCTGGGGACATGGCGAGTTGTCCTTCTTACTTTGCTTTGCTCTGCTCTGATGGGGTGACCAGAGTCCACAGCAGTGagtgggaaaggaggaaagaaaatgagaataaaatgacACTTCCTCCACCGTAGCTAGATGCCAGTGCTCAGCCTGTTGGGCCGCTTTATCCTTAGAGTTAGTttgaagcttttctttttttttcaaactttaaactttttattttgtattggagtatagccaaataacaatgttgtgatagtttcaggtaaacagtgaaggaactcagccatccATGTACAGgtatctgttctcccccaaacccccactcccacccaggctggcatatgacattgagcagagttccctgtgctatacgacaggtccttgttggttatccattgtaaatatagcagtgtgtacatgaattttgtttataaaaatcaaAGCACTCGATGTGGCTCCAGCTTTGCTCTCGAACAACTTAGTGGAGCTAGAACTATGTTTTCCAGAATTCCCATCCCCACAGACTTCCAGGGTGAGGACGGGGTGCTGACCTCCCCTGAGCCTTGGGAGGCAGAAATGACACAGCACGGAGTCTTTCTACTGGAGGAAAATGTGGGTGCGGCTGCCCAGGTGCTCTAGACCTGTAGGGAACATCTGGGGTCTGCTGGCTCACCTGGTTGGTCACTTCATGGGCTTCCTTGTTTGCCCACTGCTTCCCTGACCTCTGGGCTGGGCTGCCGCTCAGCTCCCCTCAGGGCCTGCCCAGACGCAAGCAGCGGCTGCAGGGAAACTATGTAGCCAGCTTCTTCCCCGATGTGAGGAAGGTCGCATCCCTCTAACAGGTCCCTGGCCTGTGTCATTCTTACCCCTGCCTCTCAGGGGACTCCTGAGGAGACACCTACCTCAGAGGATGAGTGCCATTCACTCTTAGTTCCTCCTTTTGTTTCTCTAGCACCTCTATTGGGTTCCACGTTCCTCCATGCAGCCCCGAAGTTAGGGAAAGGTGGCTGAGTCTGGCCTCAAAGGTGACTCTGTGAACCTCTggactgaaaaaaagagaaaagcacaaCCTAAAAATTGAGAACCATAAGCTGggaagacagcctctcagatggcCCTGAGGGACAGCTTTgaagaggagccaggatatataggagttctgtgtgtgtgctcaggcatgttcgactctttgcagcccgcctatagcccgccaggctcctctgtccataggattctccaggcgagaatactggagtgcatagccactcccttctccagggaatcttcctgacccagagatcaaacccaggtctcctacattgcaggcagattctttaccgtctgagctagcagggaagtccattaaagttagttgctcagtcgtgtccgactctatgtgaccccatggactggggcccaccaggctcctctgttcatggaattcttcaggcaagaatactggagtgggtagtcattctcttctccaggggaatcttcccaacatagggatagaacctgggtctcctctattgctggcagattctttactggctgagccaccacaaaagaaacaaaaacaaaaccctgtagTGGAACATCAGAATGTTACTGTTCATTAAGAAAACATGACACTGCAAGTTAATGACTTTAGCTGCTTTTCTGTGTTTGGGAAGATGGGAGattctgggctcactgaaatcattgctTTGGTCTGCACCCCagctatctagggccagtatcctgctTTTCTCTATCCTGAATCCCCTCAGAGCACACACTAAGGGGTGGCTGAGGGCTTGATGGCCACAATACCTTTGGTTTACTGATCTGGTAGGTGACATTTTTCAGCCACAGACAGAAGCTGATCCTGCCAAGGGTGATAAGCATGGTCCTGGCCATGAGACAGGCATGAAGTTGCTGAAAGACTTGGGGAGAATAGGCCCTTCTGGTAAAGAGTACATGTAGGAGAAGGTGGCTCATTTTGTTGTTCTACTGAATGATGCCCCAAAGTGTTGCCTCCACAAGGGTCACTGACCTTAGAGGAATGTCTAGCAGGATAATGGAAGGAGGGACCTTGGGTGCTTGAAGACTCACTGAGCTGCTCAAGGAACCAACCCTGGAGTGGCCAGCTCCTCCTGCTTGTCTGGGACTTGCTGGCTTTAGCACTGAAGGTCATATCTCCTGGGAAACCCCTCAGTCATGGAAAACCCCAGTCCAGAGCTGTGCCCCGTGGTTGGTCCCTCTAGCCCCACCTCAGGACTTCTTTAATGGGAGATCACAGTTCTCGTCACGGGAAGGGAGACTGTGAAGTTGAAGGGTTGAAGCCTGTAGAATTGTGGCTGTTCTTGGTGCTCATAGCTGAGAACATCCTGAATGATATGAGGCAGTAAAAGAACTCGGCTTTTGTTTTTGacagtgaagtgaaaagtgaaagtgaaagtcactcagttgtgtctgactctttgtgaccctgtggaattctccaggccagaatactggggtgggtagcctttcccttctccaggagatcttcccaatccagggattgaacccacgtctctcacattgcaggtggattctttaccggctgagccttGGTCTGTGACAGCGGTCATAAAGAGGTATTCtgaaaaacattttgaataatGTCAGGAACGTCAGAAAAATGCATCACTTTTCTTAGAAACTTTATCTGTTATTTTATTCACaatcagttttattaattttGGGCAGGCATATCTTACacattttatcaaaattaaaaagttaccACTTGGGCATGCATATAAGGTATGGAAAGATAAGTACAACTGTTTTACTTTAACTATTTGCCTGTCTTCGGCCCTGTCTTCAGCTGGAATAGGAATGCCCTTACACTGGCCAGTGATGCCTTTTGGGAGGGATGATCTCTGTTCTATGTATATGTAATCTAAGTTACTGGGActttacaaatatatttgtacATGAGTTTGGTATAGTGCAGTAACTCTTTTTCCAGTGAGAAAGGCTTTCAGGGCTTGGCACTGTCTTCCTGTGGGCGTGGTGGATTAATATTATTGATCTTCGCCCTTTTCTGGGTGTACACAGGTCTTAGCTTGGGCTGCTGTCATAAAAATACCATGAACtgtgtggcttataaacaacagaaatttatttcttatggttctggaggctggagtccCAGATCAGGGTGCCAGCCTCTTGGGAGAGCTCTGTTCCAGGTTACAGACTGTGGACTTCTCACTGTATCCTCAAGttagggaggagagaggggatgcAAGTTCTCCTGTAACTCTTATTAGGGCATTAACCACACTCATGAGGGCTTCCGCCTTATGACCTCATCTAGTCCTGATCACCTCTCACTTCCTAAACCATCACATGATGGGGTTAGTGTTTCAGCATGTGAATTTGGAGATTATAcagacttctttatccattcatctatcagtggatgTTCAGGTTACTTCCATGCCTTCAtacgaccagggatcgaaccctggtctcctgcattgcagggagattctttaccatctaagccatcagggaagcatggcaccccactccagtattcttgcctggagaatcccatggacagaggagccaggccagttacagtccatggggtcgcacaaagtccgACACCACAGAAACAACTTaacacgtcttggctattgtaaacagtgctgcagtgaacattgggtgaatgtatcttttcaattagaggtttcatcttttctggatatatgcccaagagtgagattgctagattatatggtagatctatttttagttttttagggaaactgtactgttttccacagtggctgcaccagtttacattcccaccaacagtgtaggaggcttcTTTCCCCCCACACCTTTGCCAGTActtattattgttgctgtttagtccctaagtcgtgtccgactcttttgtgaccccatggactgtagcccaccaggctcctctgtccatggaattccccaggcaagaacactagagtgggttgtcacttccttcttctGTCACTTCTGTTTAAACCTGGCTGCCCTACAACTCACTGGGTGGCTTTGGAAAGTCATTTCACTTCTCCTTGCtttggcttcctcatctgtaaaatgaggatcatACCAGTACCCACCTCAGACAGTTATATGGAGAGTTAACTGTGTTGATAAAATACATGTGCAGTGCCTACAGCGGTGTTGTGGCTCGGAGTGAGGGCTGTGATAGTGTCTGCAGTTATCCTGTGAGACCAGCAGTGTCTTCTGCTGACCACAGGgatatttgtttctttcctttttcccctctcACTCTGCTTCTGGAAGCTTCTAGCGCAGGTCCTGGTGCTGAGCCCTCCTCCACTAGCTGTTTTATTCTAACAGTTTTTCCCGCTCCCCAGTAGGCAGGTGAAGCACCAGGATCTGGACCTTAAGGATCTCTACTTTTGAAAGAATCAGAATGAGTGCTCTCTCAGTTAGGACTGTTGAAAAGACAGGGCTCATGTCACCAGAGAACCTTCTGTGGGCCCGTTTCCTTTATTCCCAGCCTGGGGTCCAGACCTTTCTGGGCTGGGCCTGTGGGACCTTGTGGTTTAGGGGAGTGGTGGTGTGGATCTGTGTCACAATGACCTGACCGAGCCCTAACCCCATGTCACATGTTTAGCACCCGTTCAGCCAATGAGACTGTGGCACATACATGTAGCCTGAGTCCCCGCTTGGCCTTGCCTTTGATGTCACAATCTGACCTTGTGCATATTAACCTGGCCGCAGCTGCTCACACACCAGTCGGCAAGGTCAGGAGGACCAGTGCAGTAGGATGTGGAAGAGAATTGACCATCAGCTCAAGATCAAGGCAGGGGACGGGCCTCAGGCAGGCCAGTTCAAGGAACTGGGTCCTGGTCGAGAACCCGCCGTGCCACACCCTCTCTCGCTGTCAGAATTCCAGACCGTCCCAGTGTTTGAGGACATCAGCCAGCACGTCAAAGAAGTGGGGGACCAGCTGGTGAAGAAAGTCAATGCCATCTTCCAGCTGGACATCACCAAAGATGGGAAGACTGTCCACCAGTGGACCATTGATCTGAAGAACGGCTCTGGGGACACGTATCtaggacctgccaggctcccagcGGACACCGTCTTCACAATCCCGGAGCCTGTCTTCATGGAGTTGATTTTGGGCAAAATGAACCCTCAGAAGGCTTTCCTTGCCGGCAAGTTCAAAGTGAGCGGCAAAGTTCTGCTTGGCCAGAAGCTGGAGAGAGTTTTCAAGGACTGGGCTAAGTGGTAAGCCTGCCGAAATACCAGGAAAATGAGCAGACCTTCTCTCCGATTAAAATGTCAAGCAGCAATCATGCTTAAGCtgaagattaaaacaaaaagtattCAATATTTTTACTCAAATTCTTCCTATTCAAGTTTGATTAATGTTCCTGCTGATGTGTTAATTTGGAGCGAGGGTTCTAGAGCAGTAAAGAGAGTTGCAGTGTATCACCTaaaatctttgtctttttctttccttagattTATTTATGTCATAATTTGCTAGGGTGAAAACCCCAGGTAGACACACAGGTGGTTTTGACAGCTGGGTTTAAATGCTTCAGTGATTGAGTTCCTAGAACTTTCGTTTTGTTTGGAGTCTTGTCTTTGGGCAAGAAGTGATGACCATCACTTTGCATTTCTGCATTCCAGTTGGCAGCCTGGCTCTTTGAGACTTTAACACAGGGTTGCAGTGTTCTAAAAGGGTGAgctcctggtgggtcagatggcaaagaatctgcctgcagtgcaggagtcccaagttggatccttgggttaggaagaccctttggagaagggaatggctacccactctagtactcttgcctggagaatcccatggacagagaagcctggtgggctacagtccatggggcagtaGAGAGTCAGGtacgactcacactttcactttctttccacagCTGTGGGGATGGAATGAGGCCATGGAGGGGATGTGCCCCTGATGTAACACGACTTCTGATGGATTTAATTCCGGTAGAGTCGAAGGGCTTAAAAGAAAGATGTTCTAGGCTGCTGGTTCTTAAATTGGAATATGCATCCGATTACCTGGAAGCCCACATGGCTGGGCTCCCCTCAGAGTTTCGACTCTGTAGGTTTGGACAGGGGGGATGTGTATTTCTAGCCCAGCTCCCAGGTGACGCTGGTGGGACCGCCCTTGCAGAACCCCTGCTGTGGTCCACGCACAGCTCTCAGTGTTGATCACAACTGATCTGCTCTAGACCCGTGAGATGCTCCAACATGTTGAGGGTCTCCCGCAGACAGATCACACAGCCCTCTCGTGGGCCATTTCTGGCATCAGGAGCTTGTGCGCTGAGCGTTTCACAAAATCAGAAGTGATGCTGGGAGATATTCCCTTCTGGGAACCCCCTCCACACATGGAACGAAGCAGCTGCAGCCTGATGAGGCCTCcctgtgggtgagtgtgtgggtCATTAGTTCCTCGTGACCAGTGTGCACCTTATCTTGTAGGTTAAACACACACAGCGTGGACCCTCCAAAAGCCACCCAGGAGCTTCATGGAAATGGCCATCCTTAAATACATGCCTGCCAAACAATCCAGCTAGTCCTTCCCTAGGTATTTTCCCAAGAGAAAAGCGTACACACAAGTATAAAAATGTGTACGTGAATGTTCATGGCAGCGTATTTGTGATTGTCGCAGACTATAGATAAACTGAATGTCCATCACCAATTGACAGATCACAGGGCGTTCTACCCtgggatactactcagcaataaatgGGGTTGGATTTTCAGTGTGGGCACAACCACATGCTGAATGTTAGAACTGTGCAGAGTGAGCAAGCCCAGAGAAAACCAAGTATGTACCTGTGGTCTACTCATGTAACATAGTAGAAATGTAAACTGTAGTGgcatcagtggttgccaggagacggggatgggtggggagtggggaggaaacTTGGGGTGGTGGATACATTGATTGTCCTGAGGGTGGTGACGGTTTCACAGGCATTATGTGTTTTTCATACATCAGATTGTGTACTTACATACATAGGCAGTTTACTGTGTGTCAGTATaaactcaatggactgtagcccgccaggttcctccatccatgggattctccaggcaagaatactggagtgggttgccatttccttctccaggagatcttcctcacccagggttcgaacctgggtcttctgcactgcaggcagactctttaccatctgagccaccagggaagccctataaactCAGTAGCACTGTCTTAAAAGCCTGCTGCCCTCTATtcaaaagggatgggatggggagggaggtgggagggggtttcaggatggggaacacatgtacacctgtggcagattcatgtcaatgtatggcaaaaccaatacaatattgtaaagttattagcctccaaaaaaataaataaataaaaaagaaaaaaaaagattttttttttttattgaaggataattgcttcacacaAAATGAAGTTTTTATAAAGAGAATTTAAGACTCAAGCCTCCCCTGGGCACGAGTCATCCTCCGACCTCATCGTGTATCTGTTTTCCTCACTGACCTGTTGCCCCTGCAAAGGTATCCGAAGTTCTCCATGTTGGAATGAGGCAGAGAAGGAGCTCATTGCTGTCAAAATCTCATCTTCTCAGAGGGAAGCGAAGAGACCCTTGGCTGAGTTGACCCTCAGCTCTGTGGTCAGGAATCGCTGATGGTTTGGGAGTGGGGTGTGGAGCTTCCTGGCTCACCTGGGTGACTCAACAGATGAGGAGGTAAATGATGTGGTGTTGCTGCCGGTGCCCCTGCCTGGGGTCACCGTGGGCATCTCAGAGTCTTTGGATGATATGAGAGACCGCTTACTGTGCCTAGTCCAGGCACTGCTGTTTGAGCTGCATTTATGGGTGTCAGGCGTTTGGGGGGCTGCTGTTAGGGACACGATTGGCCCGAGCGTGTCCCCTGATGGTCCTGCTCATACCTCTGGGGATTGGCCCTGAGATGAGTTTGCTTAGAAATGGGGTAGGTGGTCTGGAGGggtgtgagggagggagggaagggttaCAGAGGGGTCCTGCATGGACTGACATctgaccacagggaagcccaccccATGGGTTAGCTAGAGACCTCTGGCCCAGCGTCACTTGGGGCAGAAACATGACTCAAACCAGGTAGAGTACTTTCTCAGGAATTCAGGGCTGGGAAGCTGAgacactgagctaccaggggtgAAGGAATGGGATCCAAAAAGGCTGGGCTACCTGAAGGGTGGGTGCCATGGTGAGCACTGGACAGGACAGCCAAGCCTTGAGTGAGGAGGGGGCTGGTTCACTAGCGAGGGGGTAAGAGTCCAGGCCTTGGGAACACACAGCAAACCCCCGTGCCATCAAAAGAGCAAAGTCTTGTGATGTCAGGAGACCAGGTGGAGTGGCTGGACAGACTCAGCTTTCGGAATTGAAAGCGTAGTTTTGAGACAGAGTCACCAGCTCATGTCTGGGGGGTCCCCATTCTGGCCTCAGTGGCAGCCTCTGAAAAAAGGCCCATTGCCCTTAAGATGTCCGGTTGTTGGGGGCTGGGAGTGGGTCCCCCACAGGGCACTGGGGCGGGCATCTTCTGCGAGTGTGAGTCCCTCCTCTTCTGCATGGTAGGGAGGACTGGGTCCCCACGGCCTCCTGGAAAGGCCCCCACTTGGGTGCTCTTCTGCCTGACCGCTCACACTTGGTAGATGTCCCAGAAGCTCACCTCTGGCTCAAGACACACCTCTCATTTACTTGTTCTGCTCAAGGTTGGCCAGCACTGTGTTTTTAAAGTTGGAatgggaatatttcatgtgaaAAATGGATTTCTGGATTCTCTTGAAGAGTTGGGTCATTTGGTCACACTGGGCCCTGTTCCTGCCAGGCTTGGGGGACGGGGGCCTCGCTGGGCCTTCCAGGCAGGCTGGGCCCCACCCTGCGCTCTGCCTCCTGGACCTTCGGGCTGTGTTGGTGGCCCCCCTGCTGAGCCTAGGCGGTCATTTTCACTGGGGGGCCTGCTTTGCTGGGGCCCGTGGGTACCTGCCTTCAGGCCCCAGCTCCCCGCGGCATTGGTCACCTCAGTGGAGTGTCCCGGTGTGGACTCGCGCGCGCTCAGCTCACCACAAGCTCGGCGGCTGCCAACAGCACCATTCCTGCTCTCAGAGCACCTGCAGGTCAGAAGCGGGGGCAGGGCTCACTGGGTTCCCCGCTTCCACCTCACAGGCCTGAAGTGAGGATGTTGGCCAGACTGGGCTCTCATCTGGGGGCCTGGGAAAGGGTAAGTTCAGTTCCTCATGGTGGTAGCACCGAGGTCCCCGTACCCTCACTGGTTGCCAGCCAGGCCAGCTCTCTCAGCTCCTGGAAGCCAGCCACCTTCCTGGTCACCAGGCCCCTCCCTCTGCAAAGCCTGCGGCAGTACGAGGAGGCCTTCTCGGGCTTCAGCGTGCTCTCTGAACCCTTCTGCCTTCATCTCTGCCTCTGGCTTGAAAGGATTTGGGTGATTACCACCCAGGTAACCCAGGAGAATCTTCTCTGTTAATGTCAACCCATCAGTAACCTTAATGACATCTGCGGAGTCCCTTTGGCTGTGTAAGGTAATGCCATGTGGACTGAACCATTAGACCCATTCCACCCAGGTTGACATGCGCTCTGTCTTTCTCCACCATGTGAGCACACAGCAGGAAGGTGCCACCTGCAAACCAGGAAGAGCGTTCTCATCAGAACCAGTGTGGCACCTGACCTCAGCCATCCAGCCTCAAGAACTGGAGGAATAAGCGTCTGCTGTTAGGACACTCCGTCTACAGTGCTTTGTTGCAGCAGCCCCGGCTGAGACAGGCTGGGTACACATGGGTGTGATGTATCATCAGAGCCATGGTTCTGGGGTGTGGGGAGTAGCATCTTCTTGGAGACCAGAGTTC
This region includes:
- the SCP2D1 gene encoding SCP2 sterol-binding domain-containing protein 1, which translates into the protein MWKRIDHQLKIKAGDGPQAGQFKELGPGREPAVPHPLSLSEFQTVPVFEDISQHVKEVGDQLVKKVNAIFQLDITKDGKTVHQWTIDLKNGSGDTYLGPARLPADTVFTIPEPVFMELILGKMNPQKAFLAGKFKVSGKVLLGQKLERVFKDWAKW